A single region of the Oncorhynchus kisutch isolate 150728-3 linkage group LG30, Okis_V2, whole genome shotgun sequence genome encodes:
- the LOC109874479 gene encoding G-protein coupled receptor 55 encodes MGRKKKQNCETTVSGTDRQTDRLIDRRTSRMASISDAMETNCSFDEVDHLMTSLELVIYVPIFVFGLILNILALVVFCIFLRKWSESTIYMTNLALMDLLLLLLLPFKMHATNHQWAAHHRFLCSLLESLYFVGMYGSIYTIACIAVDRWVAICHPFRAKQLRSPRAALWTCILVWVVVLGGISPIYGFRKEETGSFHCFHTFSKEGWHPKVIGCLLSFGFVGPALVLVVCSAQSIRTLRQSGQESPKSRSCVKIIYSSLCAFLVPFTPSHLGILLQFLVHQRLIEDCLAKTRISLYIQVTMSLANITCCLDALCYYFITTEVRSSKQTFTFRRSMSQKRATTSTSEL; translated from the exons atgggaagaaaaaaaaaacagaactgtGAAACTACTGTGTCTggaacggacagacagacagacagactgatagaCAGACGCACCAGCAGAATGGCATCTATAAG CGACGCCATGGAAACCAACTGCTCCTTCGACGAGGTGGACCACCTGATGACATCACTGGAGCTCGTCATCTACGTGCCCATCTTCGTGTTTGGCCTTATCCTCAACATCCTCGCCCTGGTTGTCTTCTGCATCTTCCTCCGCAAGTGGAGCGAGTCCACCATCTACATGACCAACCTAGCCCTCATggacctccttctcctcctcctgctcccctTCAAGATGCACGCCACTAACCACCAATGGGCGGCCCACCACCGCTTCCTCTGCTCCCTCCTGGAGAGCCTTTACTTCGTGGGGATGTACGGCAGCATCTATACCATCGCCTGCATTGCTGTGGACCGCTGGGTGGCCATATGCCACCCATTCCGCGCCAAGCAGCTCCGTTCCCCCCGGGCTGCTCTGTGGACCTGCATCCTGGTCTGGGTGGTGGTGCTGGGTGGCATCTCCCCCATCTACGGGTTCCGCAAGGAGGAAACAGGGTCCTTCCACTGCTTCCACACGTTCTCAAAGGAGGGCTGGCATCCAAAGGTGATCGGCTGCCTGTTGAGCTTCGGGTTCGTGGGGCCAGCCCTGGTGCTGGTGGTGTGTTCAGCCCAAAGCATCCGGACACTGAGGCAGTCGGGCCAGGAGAGTCCTAAAAGCAGAAGCTGCGTGAAGATCATCTACAGTAGTCTTTGCGCCTTCCTGGTCCCATTCACACCCAGCCACCTGGGCATCCTGCTACAGTTCCTG GTGCATCAACGCCTGATCGAGGACTGCTTGGCCAAGACAAGGATCAGCTTGTACATTCAGGTGACCATGAGTCTGGCCAACATCACGTGCTGTCTAGACGCTCTGTGTTACTACTTCATCACCACGGAGGTGAGGAGCTCCAAGCAGACCTTCACCTTCAGGAGGTCCATGAGCCAGAAGAGAGCCACCACCAGCACCTCGGAGCTCTGA